The following proteins are encoded in a genomic region of Diabrotica virgifera virgifera chromosome 1, PGI_DIABVI_V3a:
- the LOC114347656 gene encoding mucin-4-like isoform X2 gives MELCRAFKCGTAVLFYVVYFLRTVMYVNGVEHYFNDPEKQTSVNGPKSDDFLFFYQGVEGTPGVDFPVYSHIPRTTFSCKGLESGYYADLDTECQVFHICEEEKKISFLCPNGTIFQQTDLICEWWFKVNCSTSPYLYEESAENLREDTARRKFNRKVKLNSQEKSSTQFKENSFLDKTDENKYNDQYFINKRNNHVAPNQNVYRHNSDQIKQLRETKPIAQTSTTLKPTTITRNNYETNSPKQPKPTNHARNRISHQKTRRFNENELGNYENSDYDKFIYSTTTTTFATPTENYFDNVRKTQRGYHVQFSQSSSEVKDVTPNQASGINQGPEYNKEEASTTDNYQLEFHSHVRNTHKSGDNRINNKSDTKNSVERKVTENFTSDETQTPQETASFVKTSFNSIHDSSSFNPFPNHRTTYSDLKTLPYISTKVYSTISSVTPQYITTQPINNGKPFLGSRVGLKIKSTKDSLFINPQVITSTTKIDKSLDADDVFRVHVVAAAEKNVTNSSLVTPKVIEKILFGKIKPIEESTMSLLRDATEKTTEQILATGLVSSITDSPIITAKSNSKEKTDIPKKLVKTTFLTTKPFLIRLEESLAPQPSTTRSTTTRSTTTRAPTTRFITKTTAATRTTTTTTRKPRTPDFAVVYGTYSSTTPSTISSIPSNSVQIKFNKTVDKVAVHLGKSFGSPSAKPVSVVKNIDLIKTEIIQSSTVKPRTVSSNGEILLQHSSNSLIQSLYDNDKIKNSNKFYVTKSQRVSSTTARSIDLDDNRIYNLTVRSTTQQPRGFQRFINEASTVPTIYDNTAKPHSYLDYKISTASPFKSISSSEPTQPTPFFSSTPTSIDENVDNMIDVLTAITKEKAMISGGPRPGLVVPPSVGPQTLHTLSVYFANALDEVIAKKVKESGKYPDKFMMENKDKLTTLLTQMTVHGYNQLFNQKQIKNVSLSDKPLSTDSKNETEKQDFKLENPQIRQLARNFTLALSAYLNDPDMFRRDLENLRPTEPPSDIDVETTTEFSGIDEELLNYSDDDTKTSYPPVFTTSQSPSPTWGFIIAAKSPNSIDVDNVIGSDLNTADTQSFVPGLNDINSNSNKKQVEILKELPDDHWTTSTSATDLWKSTFSIDPSLLNEEFDPSAPYPFLFDSSTETVETELTTVESLPAIGQSVEVNYELKSLPNFSINSSEVSGILIDFMNNSSDDSHNKLHRILRKLNTTENEFLLKMKEIEGNPVTRRLILLLISECGKNATEDIKKHKEGRADSLESLEEDTVVPSQINEEVSDQKQDSISSLLGGAERYSKKEDDQDTRALQLLNTLYSIASKLGK, from the exons TACGTGAATGGAGTTGAACATTATTTTAATGATCCCGAAAAACAAACATCAGTCAATGGTCCAAAATCTGATGATTTTCTATTCTTTTATCAAGGAGTGGAAGGAACACCTGGTGTGGACTTCCCAGTCTATTCCCATATTCCCAGAACCACGTTCAGCTGCAAAGGATTGGAGTCTGGATATTATGCTGATCTAGACACTGAATGCCAG gttttccACATCTGTgaagaagaaaagaaaatatCATTTCTTTGTCCAAACGGGACAATCTTCCAGCAGACCGACCTGATCTGCGAATGGTGGTTCAAAGTTAACTGCAGTACTTCTCCTTATCTATACGAAGAAAGCGCTGAAAATCTAAGAGAAGACACGGCGAGAAGAAAGTTCAATAGAAAAGTTAAGCTGAATAGTCAGGAGAAAAGCTCCACGCAGTTTAAAGAAAACTCTTTCCTAGACAAAACCGATGAAAATAAGTACAACGACCAATATTTTATTAACAAAAGAAATAACCACGTAGCACCTAACCAAAATGTTTATAGACATAATTCTGATCAAATTAAACAACTAAGAGAAACAAAACCCATTGCTCAAACTTCTACAACCTTGAAACCTACTACAATTACTAGGAACAATTACGAAACTAATAGTCCAAAACAACCTAAACCTACTAACCATGCGAGAAATAGAATATCACACCAAAAAACTCGTAGGTTTAACGAGAATGAATTAGGTAACTATGAAAACTCAGACTATGACAAGTTTATCTATTCTACCACTACCACTACATTCGCAACTCCTACTGAAAACTATTTTGATAATGTTAGGAAAACACAAAGAGGTTATCACGTGCAATTTTCACAATCAAGCAGCGAAGTAAAAGATGTTACTCCTAACCAGGCATCAGGTATAAATCAAGGACCTGAGTATAACAAAGAAGAAGCCAGTACCACTGATAACTATCAATTAGAGTTTCACAGTCATGTTAGAAACACCCATAAGTCTGGTGATAACCGAATAAATAACAAATCTGATACTAAAAATTCTGTTGAGAGAAAAGTGACTGAAAATTTTACCTCAGATGAAACACAAACTCCACAAGAAACAGCTTCTTTTGTGAAAACTTCATTTAACAGCATTCATGATTCTTCTTCGTTTAATCCTTTTCCTAACCATAGAACCACTTACTCAGACTTAAAAACTCTCCCTTATATATCAACCAAAGTGTACAGCACAATTTCGTCAGTGACTCCTCAGTACATCACCACACAACCAATAAATAATGGAAAACCATTTTTAGGCAGCAGAGTTGGACTTAAAATTAAATCCACAAAAGACTCACTTTTCATCAACCCACAAGTTATTACAAGCACTACCAAGATCGACAAATCTCTAGATGCGGACGATGTGTTTAGAGTACATGTGGTAGCAGCAGCTGAAAAGAACGTCACTAATTCAAGTTTGGTTACACCAAAGGTAATAGAAAAAATCCTCTTTGGCAAAATTAAACCCATAGAGGAATCAACCATGTCCTTACTACGAGATGCTACAGAGAAAACAACGGAACAGATTTTAGCTACAGGTCTCGTTTCTTCTATAACTGATTCTCCAATTATAACTGCGAAATCTAACTCAAAAGAAAAGACTGATATACCTAAGAAGCTAGTAAAAACTACTTTCCTTACTACAAAACCATTCCTTATACGTTTAGAAGAAAGCCTTGCTCCTCAACCTTCGACGACAAGAAGTACCACAACAAGATCTACAACCACGCGAGCCCCAACAACCAGGTTTATAACTAAAACAACTGCTGCAACAAGAACAACTACAACAACGACTCGTAAACCTAGAACTCCAGATTTCGCTGTTGTATATGGAACATACTCCTCAACAACACCTTCGACAATATCAAGTATCCCAAGCAATAGTGTACAGATCAAGTTTAACAAGACTGTTGATAAAGTTGCTGTTCATCTAGGAAAATCTTTTGGATCTCCATCAGCAAAGCCTGTAAGTGTTGTGAAGAATATTGACTTAATTAAGACAGAAATAATACAATCTAGTACTGTAAAACCCAGAACTGTCTCCAGTAATGGAGAGATTCTATTACAGCATTCAAGTAACTCACTTATACAATCCTTATATGACaacgataaaattaaaaattctaaCAAATTTTATGTAACAAAATCTCAGAGAGTATCATCAACAACCGCCAGATCCATAGATCTTGATGATAATAGAATTTACAATTTAACAGTTAGAAGTACCACACAGCAACCAAGAGGTTTCCAAAGATTCATAAATGAAGCTTCCACTGTACCAACAATATACGACAACACAGCCAAACCTCATTCATATCTTGATTACAAAATCTCCACAGCTAGTCCCTTTAAATCCATCAGCTCTTCAGAACCAACTCAACCAACGCCGTTCTTTAGTTCTACTCCCACCTCCATAGATGAAAATGTTGATAATATGATCGATGTGCTTACTGCTATAACTAAAGAAAAAGCAATGATATCTGGAGGCCCAAGACCTGGTCTTGTGGTACCACCTTCCGTTGGACCTCAAACGTTACATACTCTTTCAGTATACTTTGCTAATGCGTTAGACGAAGTGATTGCAAAAAAAGTCAAGGAATCTGGAAAATATCCCGACAAGTTTATGATGGAAAATAAAGATAAATTAACAACTTTACTTACTCAGATGACAGTACATGGTTATAATCAATtatttaatcaaaagcaaataaaaaaCGTGTCTTTAAGTGATAAACCTTTAAGTACTGATAGTAAAAATGAAACAGAGAAGCAAGATTTTAAATTAGAAAATCCCCAGATTAGACAATTAGCGAGAAACTTTACTTTGGCTTTATCAGCTTACCTCAACGATCCTGATATGTTCAGAAGAGATTTAGAAAACTTAAGACCAACAGAACCACCTTCAGATATTGATGTTGAAACAACCACTGAATTTAGCGGAATAGATGAAGAATTGCTaaattattctgacgatgatacCAAAACCAGTTATCCACCAGTCTTCACAACTTCACAATCACCTTCACCAACCTGGGGTTTCATTATAGCAGCCAAGTCTCCCAATTCTATAGACGTTGACAATGTCATAGGTTCAGACTTGAATACTGCTGATACCCAATCATTTGTCCCAGGCTTAAACGATATCAACAGCAATAGCAATAAAAAACAAGTTGAGATCTTAAAGGAGTTACCAGATGACCATTGGACCACTTCCACAAGTGCCACTGATTTGTGGAAAAGTACTTTCTCCATAGATCCATCTTTATTAAACGAAGAGTTTGATCCCTCTGCTCCTTATCCCTTCCTATTCGATTCATCAACAGAAACCGTAGAAACTGAGTTAACAACTGTTGAGAGTCTTCCGGCAATTGGCCAGTCAGTAGAAGTAAACTATGAGCTTAAAAGTTTGCCTAACTTTTCAATTAATTCGTCAGAAGTTTCTGGAATTTTGATAGACTTTATGAATAACTCAAGTGATGACAGTCACAATAAATTACATAGGATATTAAGAAAATTAAACACCACCGAAAATGagtttttacttaaaatgaaGGAGATAGAAGGTAATCCAGTAACAAGACGATTAATTCTTCTTTTGATCAGTGAGTGTGGTAAAAACGCTACAGAAGATATAAAAAAACATAAGGAAGGTAGAGCGGATTCTTTAGAATCTCTAGAAGAAGATACTGTTGTTCCTAGTCAGATTAATGAAGAAGTGTCAGACCAAAAGCAAGATTCCATTAGTAGCCTTCTAGGAGGGGCAGAAAGGTACTCTAAGAAGGAAGACGATCAAGACACCAGAGCGCTACAGCTATTAAACACTTTGTATAGCATAGCTTCAAAATTGGGGAAATAA
- the LOC114347656 gene encoding mucin-4-like isoform X1, whose amino-acid sequence MFVHKPRVLRNMELCRAFKCGTAVLFYVVYFLRTVMYVNGVEHYFNDPEKQTSVNGPKSDDFLFFYQGVEGTPGVDFPVYSHIPRTTFSCKGLESGYYADLDTECQVFHICEEEKKISFLCPNGTIFQQTDLICEWWFKVNCSTSPYLYEESAENLREDTARRKFNRKVKLNSQEKSSTQFKENSFLDKTDENKYNDQYFINKRNNHVAPNQNVYRHNSDQIKQLRETKPIAQTSTTLKPTTITRNNYETNSPKQPKPTNHARNRISHQKTRRFNENELGNYENSDYDKFIYSTTTTTFATPTENYFDNVRKTQRGYHVQFSQSSSEVKDVTPNQASGINQGPEYNKEEASTTDNYQLEFHSHVRNTHKSGDNRINNKSDTKNSVERKVTENFTSDETQTPQETASFVKTSFNSIHDSSSFNPFPNHRTTYSDLKTLPYISTKVYSTISSVTPQYITTQPINNGKPFLGSRVGLKIKSTKDSLFINPQVITSTTKIDKSLDADDVFRVHVVAAAEKNVTNSSLVTPKVIEKILFGKIKPIEESTMSLLRDATEKTTEQILATGLVSSITDSPIITAKSNSKEKTDIPKKLVKTTFLTTKPFLIRLEESLAPQPSTTRSTTTRSTTTRAPTTRFITKTTAATRTTTTTTRKPRTPDFAVVYGTYSSTTPSTISSIPSNSVQIKFNKTVDKVAVHLGKSFGSPSAKPVSVVKNIDLIKTEIIQSSTVKPRTVSSNGEILLQHSSNSLIQSLYDNDKIKNSNKFYVTKSQRVSSTTARSIDLDDNRIYNLTVRSTTQQPRGFQRFINEASTVPTIYDNTAKPHSYLDYKISTASPFKSISSSEPTQPTPFFSSTPTSIDENVDNMIDVLTAITKEKAMISGGPRPGLVVPPSVGPQTLHTLSVYFANALDEVIAKKVKESGKYPDKFMMENKDKLTTLLTQMTVHGYNQLFNQKQIKNVSLSDKPLSTDSKNETEKQDFKLENPQIRQLARNFTLALSAYLNDPDMFRRDLENLRPTEPPSDIDVETTTEFSGIDEELLNYSDDDTKTSYPPVFTTSQSPSPTWGFIIAAKSPNSIDVDNVIGSDLNTADTQSFVPGLNDINSNSNKKQVEILKELPDDHWTTSTSATDLWKSTFSIDPSLLNEEFDPSAPYPFLFDSSTETVETELTTVESLPAIGQSVEVNYELKSLPNFSINSSEVSGILIDFMNNSSDDSHNKLHRILRKLNTTENEFLLKMKEIEGNPVTRRLILLLISECGKNATEDIKKHKEGRADSLESLEEDTVVPSQINEEVSDQKQDSISSLLGGAERYSKKEDDQDTRALQLLNTLYSIASKLGK is encoded by the exons TACGTGAATGGAGTTGAACATTATTTTAATGATCCCGAAAAACAAACATCAGTCAATGGTCCAAAATCTGATGATTTTCTATTCTTTTATCAAGGAGTGGAAGGAACACCTGGTGTGGACTTCCCAGTCTATTCCCATATTCCCAGAACCACGTTCAGCTGCAAAGGATTGGAGTCTGGATATTATGCTGATCTAGACACTGAATGCCAG gttttccACATCTGTgaagaagaaaagaaaatatCATTTCTTTGTCCAAACGGGACAATCTTCCAGCAGACCGACCTGATCTGCGAATGGTGGTTCAAAGTTAACTGCAGTACTTCTCCTTATCTATACGAAGAAAGCGCTGAAAATCTAAGAGAAGACACGGCGAGAAGAAAGTTCAATAGAAAAGTTAAGCTGAATAGTCAGGAGAAAAGCTCCACGCAGTTTAAAGAAAACTCTTTCCTAGACAAAACCGATGAAAATAAGTACAACGACCAATATTTTATTAACAAAAGAAATAACCACGTAGCACCTAACCAAAATGTTTATAGACATAATTCTGATCAAATTAAACAACTAAGAGAAACAAAACCCATTGCTCAAACTTCTACAACCTTGAAACCTACTACAATTACTAGGAACAATTACGAAACTAATAGTCCAAAACAACCTAAACCTACTAACCATGCGAGAAATAGAATATCACACCAAAAAACTCGTAGGTTTAACGAGAATGAATTAGGTAACTATGAAAACTCAGACTATGACAAGTTTATCTATTCTACCACTACCACTACATTCGCAACTCCTACTGAAAACTATTTTGATAATGTTAGGAAAACACAAAGAGGTTATCACGTGCAATTTTCACAATCAAGCAGCGAAGTAAAAGATGTTACTCCTAACCAGGCATCAGGTATAAATCAAGGACCTGAGTATAACAAAGAAGAAGCCAGTACCACTGATAACTATCAATTAGAGTTTCACAGTCATGTTAGAAACACCCATAAGTCTGGTGATAACCGAATAAATAACAAATCTGATACTAAAAATTCTGTTGAGAGAAAAGTGACTGAAAATTTTACCTCAGATGAAACACAAACTCCACAAGAAACAGCTTCTTTTGTGAAAACTTCATTTAACAGCATTCATGATTCTTCTTCGTTTAATCCTTTTCCTAACCATAGAACCACTTACTCAGACTTAAAAACTCTCCCTTATATATCAACCAAAGTGTACAGCACAATTTCGTCAGTGACTCCTCAGTACATCACCACACAACCAATAAATAATGGAAAACCATTTTTAGGCAGCAGAGTTGGACTTAAAATTAAATCCACAAAAGACTCACTTTTCATCAACCCACAAGTTATTACAAGCACTACCAAGATCGACAAATCTCTAGATGCGGACGATGTGTTTAGAGTACATGTGGTAGCAGCAGCTGAAAAGAACGTCACTAATTCAAGTTTGGTTACACCAAAGGTAATAGAAAAAATCCTCTTTGGCAAAATTAAACCCATAGAGGAATCAACCATGTCCTTACTACGAGATGCTACAGAGAAAACAACGGAACAGATTTTAGCTACAGGTCTCGTTTCTTCTATAACTGATTCTCCAATTATAACTGCGAAATCTAACTCAAAAGAAAAGACTGATATACCTAAGAAGCTAGTAAAAACTACTTTCCTTACTACAAAACCATTCCTTATACGTTTAGAAGAAAGCCTTGCTCCTCAACCTTCGACGACAAGAAGTACCACAACAAGATCTACAACCACGCGAGCCCCAACAACCAGGTTTATAACTAAAACAACTGCTGCAACAAGAACAACTACAACAACGACTCGTAAACCTAGAACTCCAGATTTCGCTGTTGTATATGGAACATACTCCTCAACAACACCTTCGACAATATCAAGTATCCCAAGCAATAGTGTACAGATCAAGTTTAACAAGACTGTTGATAAAGTTGCTGTTCATCTAGGAAAATCTTTTGGATCTCCATCAGCAAAGCCTGTAAGTGTTGTGAAGAATATTGACTTAATTAAGACAGAAATAATACAATCTAGTACTGTAAAACCCAGAACTGTCTCCAGTAATGGAGAGATTCTATTACAGCATTCAAGTAACTCACTTATACAATCCTTATATGACaacgataaaattaaaaattctaaCAAATTTTATGTAACAAAATCTCAGAGAGTATCATCAACAACCGCCAGATCCATAGATCTTGATGATAATAGAATTTACAATTTAACAGTTAGAAGTACCACACAGCAACCAAGAGGTTTCCAAAGATTCATAAATGAAGCTTCCACTGTACCAACAATATACGACAACACAGCCAAACCTCATTCATATCTTGATTACAAAATCTCCACAGCTAGTCCCTTTAAATCCATCAGCTCTTCAGAACCAACTCAACCAACGCCGTTCTTTAGTTCTACTCCCACCTCCATAGATGAAAATGTTGATAATATGATCGATGTGCTTACTGCTATAACTAAAGAAAAAGCAATGATATCTGGAGGCCCAAGACCTGGTCTTGTGGTACCACCTTCCGTTGGACCTCAAACGTTACATACTCTTTCAGTATACTTTGCTAATGCGTTAGACGAAGTGATTGCAAAAAAAGTCAAGGAATCTGGAAAATATCCCGACAAGTTTATGATGGAAAATAAAGATAAATTAACAACTTTACTTACTCAGATGACAGTACATGGTTATAATCAATtatttaatcaaaagcaaataaaaaaCGTGTCTTTAAGTGATAAACCTTTAAGTACTGATAGTAAAAATGAAACAGAGAAGCAAGATTTTAAATTAGAAAATCCCCAGATTAGACAATTAGCGAGAAACTTTACTTTGGCTTTATCAGCTTACCTCAACGATCCTGATATGTTCAGAAGAGATTTAGAAAACTTAAGACCAACAGAACCACCTTCAGATATTGATGTTGAAACAACCACTGAATTTAGCGGAATAGATGAAGAATTGCTaaattattctgacgatgatacCAAAACCAGTTATCCACCAGTCTTCACAACTTCACAATCACCTTCACCAACCTGGGGTTTCATTATAGCAGCCAAGTCTCCCAATTCTATAGACGTTGACAATGTCATAGGTTCAGACTTGAATACTGCTGATACCCAATCATTTGTCCCAGGCTTAAACGATATCAACAGCAATAGCAATAAAAAACAAGTTGAGATCTTAAAGGAGTTACCAGATGACCATTGGACCACTTCCACAAGTGCCACTGATTTGTGGAAAAGTACTTTCTCCATAGATCCATCTTTATTAAACGAAGAGTTTGATCCCTCTGCTCCTTATCCCTTCCTATTCGATTCATCAACAGAAACCGTAGAAACTGAGTTAACAACTGTTGAGAGTCTTCCGGCAATTGGCCAGTCAGTAGAAGTAAACTATGAGCTTAAAAGTTTGCCTAACTTTTCAATTAATTCGTCAGAAGTTTCTGGAATTTTGATAGACTTTATGAATAACTCAAGTGATGACAGTCACAATAAATTACATAGGATATTAAGAAAATTAAACACCACCGAAAATGagtttttacttaaaatgaaGGAGATAGAAGGTAATCCAGTAACAAGACGATTAATTCTTCTTTTGATCAGTGAGTGTGGTAAAAACGCTACAGAAGATATAAAAAAACATAAGGAAGGTAGAGCGGATTCTTTAGAATCTCTAGAAGAAGATACTGTTGTTCCTAGTCAGATTAATGAAGAAGTGTCAGACCAAAAGCAAGATTCCATTAGTAGCCTTCTAGGAGGGGCAGAAAGGTACTCTAAGAAGGAAGACGATCAAGACACCAGAGCGCTACAGCTATTAAACACTTTGTATAGCATAGCTTCAAAATTGGGGAAATAA